In Mucilaginibacter sp. KACC 22063, the genomic stretch ATGCTTTGATCCAGATTGATATGAGCGAATACATGGAAAAATTTGCTGTGTCTCGCTTGGTGGGAGCGCCTCCGGGCTATGTAGGTTACGAAGAAGGTGGACAGTTAACTGAAAAAGTACGCCGTAAACCATACGCAGTAGTATTGTTGGATGAGATAGAAAAAGCTCACCCTGATGTGTTCAATATCCTTTTACAGGTGCTGGATGAAGGCCAGTTAACAGACTCACTTGGTCGTAAGGTTGACTTTAGAAACACCATTATCATCATGACATCAAACATTGGTGCGCGCCAGTTGAAAGATTTTGGTCAGGGTGTTGGTTTCAGCACTGCTGCTAAAATGAACCAGGTTGATGCACATTCAAGAGGTGTGATCGAAAATGCGTTGAAGCGTGCTTTTGCTCCTGAGTTTTTGAACCGTATTGATGATGTGATCGTATTTAACTCTTTAACAAAAGAGGATATCTTCAAAATTATCGATATCGAGCTTGCAGGTTTATTTGGCCGTATCAACAGCTTAGGTTACAAAATTGAATTGACCGACAACGCTAAAGACTTTATTGCCGATAAAGGTTATGATTTAAACTTTGGTGCCCGTCCGTTAAAACGAGCCATTCAGAAATATCTGGAAGACCCAATTGCTGAAGAGATTTTGAAAGGTGAGATTTCTGAAGGTGATACCATGGAAGTGGATTACAATAGAGAAGAAGATGCCATCAAAGTTTCTGGTAAAGCCAGTAATGACACCGGTAAAACAGAAAAAGAAGAAGAGCAAAAATAATTTGCGAGCTAATTAAAATTAAAGCTTACCTGAAAAGGTAAGCTTTTTTTATTTCCGTTCGGGTTCATAGTCTACCGGCAAAAGCGTTGCTACTCTTCGCCTGGCCCAATCGCCTTCATAAATCACGCCATGCAAATTGGCTATTACGCCATTAGTATCGAAAAACAGGTATGGGTCGGTAATTTGCGCAACCGAAGTATTTGGTGAGACTTCATAATTATAAGCATCGGCTTTCTTAATGCTTTCATTAAAGATAATGTACATATAATCTTTGAAAGCCAATGCATAAATCCCTTTAACATCGGTACGGTGGATCATGCTATCGATATGCACCGGTTTGCTGATCAGGTATTGATTGATCTTGGGCAGGCTTGATTTATTCAGCCAGTAATTTAATGAATCACTGTTTTGCCTGCTGGAATGTGCCTTGACCAGAGCATCAAACATTCTGACCTTTGCGCGAATCAGGCTGTCGGGCGGGCGAAGCATATTTGGCTTTTTAAGCAATGTTAGTGTCTTAAAGCCTTCACGCTCTGTTTGACTGTTGAGTGCAGACTTAAAATAATGTTCGGCAGAACCATAATAAGCTTTTTCCCGGTTTTTGCTCCATCGCTTTTGCTGCGAACGACTGCCTTTTAATTCTTCATAAAGAACCGACCATTGGTAATAAAAGGAGTTATGCCGATAGTCGAATTCGAAACTAACCAAGTTATAGTGCAACTTGTAGCCCAGCGCGTCATTCACAATATCCAAGTAGCCATTGGATTTTCCGGTAAGTAAATGCTTTTGCTTGTCGTTTTCAAGATCTAATATTTCGGGATTTAAGATTTTGCATTTCGCTGCAAAGTCTGTCATGCCAAATAACTGTGTTTTGAACATGGCATAATTCTGCTCCCATTCTTTGTCAGGCCTTATCACTACCTCGTTAAGCTGCGTTGTAGTTGGCTTTAGCTTTATGGTTTCCAGGTTTAAGTTAGTATTTACTGTGATGTTAAGCTGGGCACTCTCAAACCCTACAACAGAAGCAATAAAATCATATTGGCCTTGCTTCACATTATTTAAACTAAATGTTCCATCATCAGCGGTGGTGGTGCCAATGGTGGTATTGCTCAAATATATACTTGCTTTAGCAATGGGTTTGCCATCGCTTTCGTTGATTATTTTGCCTTTTACAGCATACTGGGCAAAGCCAAATAAAGGCGTTAATATGAGGAGAAATACAAATCTTAACATAAACTAATTTATTAGTTATGTATCAAAGATCATAAAAAAAGCCATTCTGTCAAGAATAGCTTAAAAATATTTTTTGCTCTGGCTTATTTCTCCATTTGCTCTATAACAGCAGGAGTAACACCTGTGAAAGAGAAACCACCATCATGGAAAAGATTTTGCATAGTTACCATTTTGGTCAGGTCAGAGAATAATGTTACACAGTAATCAGCACACTGATCTGCACTTGCATTACCAAGCGGGCTCATTTTCTCAGCAAAGTCGATAAAACCATCGAAGCCCTTAACCCCAGAACCAGCAGTTGTGCGGGTAGGTGATTGCGATACGGTATTGATACGCACATGCTTGCGGGTACCATATTCGTAACCAAAATTACGGGCAATACTTTCTAAAACAGCTTTGTTATCAGCCATGTCATTGTAGTTAGGGAATACACGTTGTGCAGCAATGTAGCTTAAGGCAACAACAGAACCCCACTCGTTAATAGCGTCTTGTTTAAGGGCTACCTGTAAAATACGGTGTAAGCTTAATGCAGATATATCAAAACCTTTGTGGGTAAAGTCGTAGTTGTTCTCGGTGTAGGCGATGCTTTTACGTACGTTAATGCTCATGCCGATTGAATGTAAAATGAAATCGACACCACCATTGAAATGTTCTTTTGCCTGGGTGAAAAGATTTTCAATATCGGCCATTACAGTAACATCAGCAGGAATAACAGGTGCGTTAACCTCTTCGGCTAACTGATTAATGGCACCCATGCGCATAGCAATAGGGGCATTGGTTAATATCAGCTCGGCACCTTCCTGGTGGCAGCGTTGCGCGGTTTTCCAGGCGATAGATTTTTCGTCAAGTGCGCCGAAAATAATTCCTTTTTTGCCTTTTAATAGATTATAAGCCATAATATGTGATTGTTAATCGGGTGGTAAAGGTAAAAATTATTTATCAGTAAGTTTAAAGTTTATACTTACAGTTCCCGGAGTATTTAATGGGTGCCCGTAATATACAGCGGGCTTCCATTTAGGTATTTTTTTTAAGGCATTGATTACTTCTTCATCACAGCCGTAACCTAATCCTCTTACAATTTTAAAATCTGTCATATTGCCTTTCTTGTTAATTAAAAAAGCAATTTCAATCGTTCCTTCTATGTTATTATCAATTGCTTTTTGAGGATAAGTAATTTGCTTTGCTACAAGTTTTTGAAGTTTGTCTAATCCACCTGGATAATCTACCGGCGACTCAAAGTCAGGAAAAAAAGAATATTTACTTTCTGGCTTTATGATGTTGAACGTTTGCAATTCCCTTGTCTTAGTTCTTGCTGCCTCTACATTTATTGGGTTTAAAGTTTTAGGTCGAAATTGAGGCAAAGTAACCTGCACGTACCTGCTGCCATTAAGTATAATGGGCGGAACGTATTGAAATGTCAGGATAGATATTGTGTCTACTGGGTTTAAGCCTTCCATATGAAAGAACCCTGTACTATCACTAAGTGCATCAATGTGTTTACCTTCGATAGACAGGCTGTAGCTTTTTGAAAGCAAATAAACCCTTGCTGGTTTGCCATCGGCATCATAAATATAACCTCTGATATTTATCGTGTCGCGTTTTACAACTTTCTGTGCATACACTGCTCCCGAAAGTGTAACAAGCAAAAAGGTAAAGGTTAAAAGTTTATTCATGGTTGGGTTAACTATTCAGCAACTCCCTTGCATTTTGTAATGCACTTTCGCCGGGTTTGTCACCGCTTAGCATCTTGGCAATTTCGGTAACACGTTCGGTTTCGCTTAACTGCCGTATTTGCGTTTTGGTGATATCGCCATTGTTGTCTTTAAATACAAAATAATGGCTATTGCCTTTACTGGCTATCTGCGGTAAGTGCGTAATGGTAATCACCTGCAGGTTTGCAGCCAGTTGTTCCATGATCTGACCAACTTTATTGGCTACCTCACCTGATACACCAGTATCAATCTCATCAAAAATGATAGTAGGCAAAGCAGTGTTACGTGCAATCAGTGATTTTATACTTAACATTAATCGCGATAACTCACCGCCAGAGGCTACCTTGCTCATTTCTGCAAGGGCATGGCCTTTATTGGCAGTGAACATAAATTTTATCTGGTCTGTGCCGGTAGGGGTAAGGTTGCTGAGTGTTTGATGCTGTATCTTCAACAGTGAATTGCCCATGCCCATTTCTGCCAGGGTATTAATTACTTCGGCTTCTATTTCAGGAATGGCTTTTAAACGATTGGCAGAAAGTTGTTCGGCAATTTCATCGAGTTCATGCTTTTGCAGCTCAATTTCTTTTTGCAAATTTTCAATGGCTTCATCGCCAAACATAGCCTGCTGTATCTTTTCCGATAGCTCG encodes the following:
- a CDS encoding TonB family protein, with protein sequence MNKLLTFTFLLVTLSGAVYAQKVVKRDTINIRGYIYDADGKPARVYLLSKSYSLSIEGKHIDALSDSTGFFHMEGLNPVDTISILTFQYVPPIILNGSRYVQVTLPQFRPKTLNPINVEAARTKTRELQTFNIIKPESKYSFFPDFESPVDYPGGLDKLQKLVAKQITYPQKAIDNNIEGTIEIAFLINKKGNMTDFKIVRGLGYGCDEEVINALKKIPKWKPAVYYGHPLNTPGTVSINFKLTDK
- a CDS encoding enoyl-ACP reductase FabI, with the translated sequence MAYNLLKGKKGIIFGALDEKSIAWKTAQRCHQEGAELILTNAPIAMRMGAINQLAEEVNAPVIPADVTVMADIENLFTQAKEHFNGGVDFILHSIGMSINVRKSIAYTENNYDFTHKGFDISALSLHRILQVALKQDAINEWGSVVALSYIAAQRVFPNYNDMADNKAVLESIARNFGYEYGTRKHVRINTVSQSPTRTTAGSGVKGFDGFIDFAEKMSPLGNASADQCADYCVTLFSDLTKMVTMQNLFHDGGFSFTGVTPAVIEQMEK
- a CDS encoding carboxypeptidase-like regulatory domain-containing protein, with the translated sequence MLRFVFLLILTPLFGFAQYAVKGKIINESDGKPIAKASIYLSNTTIGTTTADDGTFSLNNVKQGQYDFIASVVGFESAQLNITVNTNLNLETIKLKPTTTQLNEVVIRPDKEWEQNYAMFKTQLFGMTDFAAKCKILNPEILDLENDKQKHLLTGKSNGYLDIVNDALGYKLHYNLVSFEFDYRHNSFYYQWSVLYEELKGSRSQQKRWSKNREKAYYGSAEHYFKSALNSQTEREGFKTLTLLKKPNMLRPPDSLIRAKVRMFDALVKAHSSRQNSDSLNYWLNKSSLPKINQYLISKPVHIDSMIHRTDVKGIYALAFKDYMYIIFNESIKKADAYNYEVSPNTSVAQITDPYLFFDTNGVIANLHGVIYEGDWARRRVATLLPVDYEPERK